A single Ziziphus jujuba cultivar Dongzao chromosome 11, ASM3175591v1 DNA region contains:
- the LOC107432500 gene encoding epidermis-specific secreted glycoprotein EP1: MSSPSLITTTTTMSLFSLFILSLFLSQAYAQVPSNATFKFVNEGEFGPYVNEYDANYRVLSVFASPFQLCFYNTTPNAYYLALRMAIQRTEPIYRWVWEANRGNPVKENATLTFGTDGNLVLAEADGKVAWQTNTANKGVVGFKLLPNGNIVLRDSKGNFVWQSFDHPTDTLLVGQSLKVGGVTKLVSRLSEQQNADGPYSLVMEPKGLAFYYKSNNSARPLLYFFSSDRLSIQKGSLESVQFQSEPETDEAYAYELRFAYQSKDGSSGGTSILSRPKYNATSSFLRLGIDGNVKIYTYYDKVSWGGWEVTFTLFDRESFWDVSECQLPERCGNLGVCEDNQCVACPSANGLIGWSKSCQAEKVTSCRASDFHYYKVVGVDHFLSKFTKGDSVKESVCESKCSKDCKCLGYFYNQQSSRCWIAYELKTLTKVENSTHVGYIKAPNH; the protein is encoded by the coding sequence atgtcttctCCTTCCTtgatcaccaccaccaccaccatgtcATTGTTTTCCCTCTTCATTCTCTCACTTTTTCTTTCCCAAGCTTATGCTCAAGTTCCATCTAATGCCACCTTCAAGTTTGTAAATGAAGGAGAATTTGGTCCATATGTTAATGAATACGATGCAAATTACAGAGTTCTCAGTGTGTTTGCCTCACCTTTCCAACTCTGTTTCTACAACACCACCCCAAATGCCTACTACCTCGCCCTTCGCATGGCTATCCAACGCACCGAGCCGATTTACCGGTGGGTTTGGGAAGCTAACCGTGGAAACCCAGTAAAAGAAAACGCCACCCTCACATTCGGAACCGATGGCAACCTTGTGTTGGCTGAGGCCGATGGCAAAGTCGCTTGGCAAACCAACACAGCCAACAAAGGTGTGGTGGGCTTCAAATTGCTGCCAAATGGTAATATCGTCCTTCGTGACTCAAAGGGAAACTTTGTTTGGCAGAGTTTCGATCACCCTACCGACACTTTGTTGGTGGGTCAGTCTCTGAAAGTTGGGGGTGTGACTAAGCTTGTAAGCAGGCTCTCAGAGCAGCAAAACGCAGATGGACCATACAGCTTGGTAATGGAGCCTAAAGGATTGGCATTTTATTACAAAAGCAACAACTCAGCTAGACCACTTCTCTACTTTTTTTCATCAGATAGATTGAGCATCCAAAAGGGCTCTCTGGAATCTGTCCAATTCCAAAGCGAACCAGAAACAGATGAAGCTTATGCTTACGAGCTGAGATTTGCGTACCAATCAAAAGATGGCTCAAGTGGAGGAACTTCAATCTTGTCCAGGCCCAAATACAATGCCACATCCTCATTTCTTCGACTTGGAATTGATGGGAATGTTAAGATCTACACTTACTATGACAAAGTGAGCTGGGGTGGATGGGAGGTCACTTTCACTCTGTTCGATAGGGAATCGTTTTGGGATGTGAGCGAGTGCCAATTGCCGGAGCGATGTGGGAATTTGGGTGTGTGCGAGGACAACCAGTGTGTGGCATGCCCTTCGGCAAATGGGTTGATTGGGTGGAGCAAAAGTTGTCAGGCTGAGAAAGTGACTTCTTGCAGGGCAAGTGATTTCCATTACTATAAAGTAGTGGGTGTTGATCATTTCTTGAGCAAGTTCACAAAAGGTGATTCTGTCAAGGAAAGTGTATGTGAGAGCAAGTGCTCTAAGGATTGCAAGTGTTTGGGCTACTTCTACAACCAGCAGAGTTCGAGGTGTTGGATTGCTTATGAGTTGAAAACCCTCACAAAGGTAGAGAATTCCACCCATGTGGGCTACATTAAGGCACCCAACCACTAA